The following nucleotide sequence is from Gammaproteobacteria bacterium.
GCAGATCTTCGGCCGCATCGACGCCAACGGCCGGGTGTTTTTGCTCAACCCCAACGGCATTGTGTTCGGGGACAGCGCGCGGGTGAACGTGGGGGCCTTGGTGGCCAGCACCTTGGATTTGACCCTGGAAGATTTTCTCGAGGAAAACTACCACTTCATCGCCCTGGATGAGGGCTTCGGCGGCATCATCAACCGCGGCCGGATCACGGCGGCGGACGGCGGCTCGGTGAGCCTCTTGGGTCGCACGGTACACAACGAAGGGCTGATCCGGGCCCGGTACGGCCAGGTGAACCTGGGTGCCGGTCGCCGCGCCACGCTGGATTTCGACGGCGACGGCCTGCTGCGTTTTGAACTCCAAGACAGCGCTTCCCGGGCGGCCGTCAGCAACAGCGGGACCTTGGCAGCCGACGGCGGCGCCGTGGTGCTCACTGCCCGCGCCGCGGATCAAGTGTTGGGAGATGTGGTGAACAACGAAGGCCTTATCCGCGCCGGACGCCTGAAGCGGCGCGGCGGTGTGGTGCAGTTGCTGGGCAGCGGAGGGGACCTGCATCACAGCGGCGTCATTGACGCCGACGGTCGCACGGCATCCGACCACGGTGGCGAGGTGACCCTCTCCGGTGACCGGGTGGCATTGGAAGATGGTGCCTCGATCAGCGCCTCCGGTGCAAAAGGCGGTGGCCGTATCCGTGTGGGGGGCGAGTACCGGGGCAGCGGCCAGACCCCCGCTGCCCGCGAAACTTTTGTCTCGTCCGAGGCCCGCCTGAGCGCTGATGCCACCGCCAAGGGCGACGGTGGCAAGGTGATCGTATGGGCGGACGGGCGCAGCCGCTACTACGGCCGGACCAGCGTGCGCGGCGGCGCCCAGGGCGGCAACGGCGGCTTTGTCGAGATATCCGGCAAAGAACGGCTGATCATGCAGGGGGGCGTGGATGCCCGCGCGCCAAAGGGCGAGGTGGGCACGGTGTTGTTGGATCCGAAAAACATCGTTATCGAAAACAACGGCGCCGGCACCGAAGTGGCCGTGGTGAACTTCGGTGACGGTGCTGATCCCGGCCCCGATACCAGCCGTTTTGATGGCGATGACCTGGCAGCCCTGGATGCCAACATCGTGCTGCAGGCCAACAATGACATCACCGTCAATGAAGCCCTGCCCGCCACCGCCACCGCCGGCCGCACCCTCACTTTGCAGGCCGGGCGCAGCATACTCATTAACGCCAACCTCAGCACCAACGACGGCGCCATCACCCTGACCGCCAACGACAGCGCGGCCAACGGCGTGGTGGATGCCCAACGCGATCCAGGGGCGGCGGTCATCGCCATGGCCGATGGCACCACCATTGACGCCGGCAACGCAAACATCACCGTCACCCTCAGCGATGGTGCCGGTCTCAGCAACAACGCCAGCGGCGATATCACCCTGGAAAACCTCACCACCAGCGGC
It contains:
- a CDS encoding filamentous hemagglutinin N-terminal domain-containing protein; protein product: MNVIRAQALGLALALSVSLPAQAGPEGGTVVGGRAEIHQHADGRTEIHQHSGQAAIDWASFNVDADEQVRFEQPSSQAAVLNRILDEQPSQIFGRIDANGRVFLLNPNGIVFGDSARVNVGALVASTLDLTLEDFLEENYHFIALDEGFGGIINRGRITAADGGSVSLLGRTVHNEGLIRARYGQVNLGAGRRATLDFDGDGLLRFELQDSASRAAVSNSGTLAADGGAVVLTARAADQVLGDVVNNEGLIRAGRLKRRGGVVQLLGSGGDLHHSGVIDADGRTASDHGGEVTLSGDRVALEDGASISASGAKGGGRIRVGGEYRGSGQTPAARETFVSSEARLSADATAKGDGGKVIVWADGRSRYYGRTSVRGGAQGGNGGFVEISGKERLIMQGGVDARAPKGEVGTVLLDPKNIVIENNGAGTEVAVVNFGDGADPGPDTSRFDGDDLAALDANIVLQANNDITVNEALPATATAGRTLTLQAGRSILINANLSTNDGAITLTANDSAANGVVDAQRDPGAAVIAMADGTTIDAGNANITVTLSDGAGLSNNASGDITLENLTTSGHVLVRHNGPSAGGDVLRASADAQISAASVALDISGAGGGGAIGASGTPLRLAAANVEARAQAGGLFLDAPGSGFTIGGAALGGMTGLSTTGGGAATVTTAGTLQQAEAVNLGGTTTLNAGANAVTLTNAANDFQSTVNVTGGAVSLADANSLSLGTLSAG